TACGGCAAAGTGGAGAACCTTGAAGATCAATCCCAACCCCGAAACACAAACGCTTCCATCGCCAGAACTCGAAAGCCCCTCATCACCACCGTCGCAATCTTTTCCATCCTCCTTTTGACTCTAACCATCGGTTTCCTGCTCGGGGCGCTGATTCACGAGGTAGAAACCGAGCCACCGGAGTCCCCGTCGCTCTCTTCCAACTCGGCCGACTCGCTCAAGACCGTGTGCAACGTTACCCGGTACCCCGAATCGTGCTTCTCCAGCATTTCCAACCTCACCTCCCCAAAACCCACCGACCCAGAAGCCATTTTCAAGCTCTCTCTCGGAGTCTCCATCGCCGAGCTCACGAAATTCAAGACCACGGTCTCGAATTCGAACGAGGCTGCTTTGCGCGACTGCCAGACCCAGATAGAGGACGCGCTGGGTCGACTCGGTGACTCGGTGGCGGCGATGGAGGTGGGCCCGGGAGAGGAGAAGGTGTTGACGGAGGCCAAGATCAGCGATCTGCAGACGTGGATCAGCGCTGCGATGACGGACCAGGAGACGTGCTTGGATGGGTTGGAGGAGATGAAGTCAACTGCTGTGGATGAGGTCAGGACCAAGATGCAGATGTCTAGGGAGTACACCAGTAATTGCTT
This genomic interval from Corylus avellana chromosome ca3, CavTom2PMs-1.0 contains the following:
- the LOC132175581 gene encoding pectinesterase 3 — encoded protein: MDPINVFKGYGKVENLEDQSQPRNTNASIARTRKPLITTVAIFSILLLTLTIGFLLGALIHEVETEPPESPSLSSNSADSLKTVCNVTRYPESCFSSISNLTSPKPTDPEAIFKLSLGVSIAELTKFKTTVSNSNEAALRDCQTQIEDALGRLGDSVAAMEVGPGEEKVLTEAKISDLQTWISAAMTDQETCLDGLEEMKSTAVDEVRTKMQMSREYTSNCLAILANIHTLLDKLHMSPLH